One part of the Candidatus Zixiibacteriota bacterium genome encodes these proteins:
- a CDS encoding response regulator, with the protein MSSAVKQSILIVDDEEIIRDFLSEVLEDYEVSVASDGDEAIEKLNARKFDLVITDLRMPRVPGEEVVKAAREKNPNAKVIVISGYSSLYTVSQSVNNGAFGFLSKPFSIKELMKTVTSALEAKD; encoded by the coding sequence ATGAGTTCCGCAGTCAAGCAATCAATCTTAATCGTAGATGACGAAGAAATCATCAGGGATTTCCTCTCTGAAGTTCTGGAAGATTATGAAGTAAGCGTGGCCAGCGACGGCGATGAGGCAATCGAAAAACTCAATGCCCGTAAATTCGATCTGGTTATCACTGATTTACGGATGCCCCGGGTGCCAGGTGAAGAAGTTGTGAAGGCTGCAAGAGAAAAAAACCCGAACGCCAAAGTAATTGTTATTTCTGGATATTCCAGTCTATATACGGTAAGCCAGTCGGTCAACAACGGAGCCTTCGGATTTCTGTCCAAACCCTTTAGTATTAAAGAGTTGATGAAGACGGTCACATCGGCGCTCGAGGCTAAGGATTAA
- a CDS encoding ATP-binding protein, producing MNWRRLSEFQMNLREKFVIPIAGLVVISMTVLSTYLIQKQTDGFNSELEVSGKTMMTMIAINAESGVLFESRYELADLLAVLKRFESVQYAIITNKDGDILATVGIKHPTVSNGTWQSTKADTTEMPPTLWVDSTGKELLVLMSPISTDKHTLNRENLGVTGGLDQGLSYKKEREVIGHVELGLSVAHVRALTNEATITVILLTLLVVLLTIATITYIVNAITKPVTELVAVTDQVSRGDLGRRVEIVQKDEIGHLAVTFNKMIESLQQSRAEIEQYNKTLEEKIIERTGQLEDAQTQLIQSEKMSAIGQLAAGVAHELNNPLGGILGYAQFTLEKLQKQAPEKITGREIESYVRYVSDIEVQARRCKTIVQNLLRFSRSSRTVDFEDTDANKAIEETISFIEHQLHINQMELAVDFSPNLPIINGNAGQLQQVFTNLIINAMHASKPGSVIRVISRSSPALGEFGGAVEICIIDNGSGIAKENLKRIFEPFFTTKEIGKGTGLGLSVSYGIIKDHGGEITVSSILGQGTTFTIVLPVQKNAQKADIETEKIVG from the coding sequence ATGAATTGGCGGCGCCTGAGCGAATTCCAGATGAATCTGCGGGAAAAGTTTGTCATCCCCATTGCGGGGCTGGTCGTGATCAGCATGACCGTGCTCAGCACATACCTCATCCAGAAGCAAACCGATGGTTTTAACAGTGAGCTTGAAGTCAGCGGAAAGACTATGATGACGATGATTGCAATTAATGCCGAAAGCGGCGTACTGTTTGAGTCGCGCTACGAACTTGCTGATCTGCTTGCTGTCCTGAAACGCTTTGAGTCGGTTCAGTATGCCATTATAACTAACAAGGATGGAGATATACTTGCGACCGTCGGCATCAAGCATCCGACTGTCTCCAATGGAACATGGCAGAGCACAAAAGCTGACACCACTGAAATGCCGCCTACGCTATGGGTAGATTCGACCGGGAAGGAACTTCTGGTGTTGATGTCGCCTATCTCCACGGATAAGCACACACTCAATCGCGAGAATCTTGGTGTCACGGGCGGCTTGGATCAGGGCTTATCTTATAAGAAAGAACGAGAAGTGATCGGACATGTCGAACTTGGTCTCTCGGTCGCGCATGTGCGTGCGCTTACTAATGAAGCTACGATAACTGTGATTCTCCTGACATTGCTGGTTGTACTGTTAACGATAGCAACGATCACCTATATCGTAAACGCCATCACCAAACCAGTCACAGAACTTGTAGCTGTGACCGATCAAGTCAGCCGGGGGGATTTGGGCCGTCGAGTTGAGATTGTCCAAAAAGATGAGATCGGACATTTGGCTGTCACATTCAATAAAATGATTGAGTCCTTACAACAATCTCGGGCTGAAATCGAGCAGTACAATAAGACCCTTGAAGAGAAAATAATCGAGCGCACCGGCCAGCTTGAGGATGCCCAAACCCAGCTTATCCAGTCAGAAAAAATGAGCGCCATCGGCCAACTGGCGGCAGGAGTTGCGCATGAACTCAATAATCCCCTTGGGGGCATTCTTGGCTACGCGCAATTCACTCTTGAAAAGCTCCAGAAGCAGGCTCCGGAAAAGATTACGGGACGTGAAATCGAAAGCTATGTTCGTTATGTTTCAGATATAGAAGTACAGGCACGCAGGTGCAAAACGATCGTGCAGAATCTGCTTCGTTTCTCGCGGTCCTCACGGACTGTCGATTTTGAAGATACGGATGCCAACAAAGCCATCGAAGAGACCATTTCCTTTATTGAACACCAACTCCATATAAATCAGATGGAGTTGGCGGTAGATTTCTCCCCTAATCTACCCATCATCAATGGAAATGCCGGTCAGCTTCAGCAGGTGTTCACGAATCTCATTATAAACGCCATGCATGCATCAAAACCCGGCTCGGTTATTCGGGTGATCTCACGGTCCTCACCGGCACTCGGGGAATTTGGAGGCGCGGTTGAGATTTGTATAATAGATAATGGAAGCGGGATTGCGAAGGAAAACCTGAAACGCATCTTTGAGCCATTTTTCACCACCAAAGAAATCGGCAAAGGAACTGGTCTGGGTCTTTCTGTCAGCTACGGCATAATTAAAGACCACGGAGGAGAAATCACTGTTTCTTCCATTTTAGGTCAAGGGACGACGTTTACAATCGTGCTACCGGTTCAGAAGAATGCGCAAAAAGCCGATATTGAGACAGAGAAGATAGTCGGATAA
- a CDS encoding ABC transporter substrate binding protein: protein MTNSPIGFNKRVGRSLWHGALRVVIATTMLLGVCAFAAQAKSKKILVLTTDSLTATTRTISGLTTTIRQQYPEAIFSLYRLTSAGLMTQSSMDSLLEFNPSVIVTVGSDATKVAQREFSGVPLVFSSVLYPELSGFVSDKFQPKDNITGASLDISIDIQFWNFKKIIPKLKKIGVLYTSNTASLIPRAQRAAADSGLTLVAIQINNEKELPGAIDSLTKTCQGIWSLADPNLFTPQSTKYILLHSMKKNIPVMGFSRNVVESGALFALDFDYKAIGRQTGIIVNAILGGGKPSGIAVTSPDVIWFHYNERTAQYMQITIPPDLVAVAKEVYR from the coding sequence GTGACAAACAGCCCAATCGGATTCAACAAGCGCGTCGGCCGCTCTTTATGGCATGGCGCATTGCGTGTCGTTATTGCTACAACGATGCTTCTTGGTGTGTGCGCATTCGCAGCTCAGGCTAAATCTAAAAAAATCCTGGTACTGACCACCGACAGTCTGACTGCCACGACACGAACCATCTCCGGACTTACCACCACCATCCGTCAACAATATCCTGAAGCGATATTCTCGCTGTATCGTTTAACGAGCGCCGGACTGATGACGCAGTCAAGCATGGATTCCCTTTTGGAATTCAATCCTTCTGTTATTGTCACGGTTGGAAGCGATGCCACGAAAGTTGCGCAAAGAGAGTTCTCCGGCGTGCCGTTGGTTTTTTCGTCTGTGCTATATCCTGAACTGTCAGGCTTTGTGTCAGATAAGTTTCAGCCTAAAGATAATATTACCGGCGCCTCTCTGGATATCTCGATCGATATTCAGTTTTGGAATTTCAAGAAAATCATTCCCAAGCTCAAAAAGATCGGTGTATTGTACACTTCCAATACGGCGTCATTAATACCTCGCGCACAACGAGCCGCTGCGGATTCAGGACTGACGCTGGTTGCTATCCAAATCAACAATGAAAAGGAACTGCCTGGGGCCATAGATTCTCTTACGAAAACCTGTCAAGGTATTTGGTCGCTTGCCGATCCCAACCTCTTCACCCCGCAATCGACCAAATATATTCTTTTGCACTCTATGAAAAAGAATATCCCGGTTATGGGATTCAGTCGAAATGTCGTCGAATCAGGCGCCCTCTTTGCCCTGGATTTCGATTATAAAGCCATCGGCCGCCAGACTGGCATAATTGTCAACGCTATCCTTGGCGGAGGCAAACCTTCAGGAATAGCAGTGACTTCGCCTGATGTAATCTGGTTTCACTATAATGAGCGGACCGCCCAGTATATGCAAATTACGATTCCTCCTGATCTTGTCGCTGTCGCCAAGGAGGTATACCGATGA
- a CDS encoding TonB-dependent receptor, with protein sequence MKTFRMPATLLVVGIFCALASVPTEAAVSGKISGVVEDAKSNQPLVGASVKIAGTNLVMETDEDGEYFFLNVPIGKYDVVVSYVGFASFTKKEVRVLVDLTTPVDFTLFGVAVDLNREMIVYASEPIIQRDLTSSRVIYTADRLKNLPNIVTIQSVLSNYSGVVVDRNNDLHIRGGRTGQINYYFDGFSVQDPFISDIGIRVIPATLEELSLTSGGFGAEYGDAQSGIVNAVTREGASIYKGSLRAYEGATHPYDVTTAKWGGLHRIGNRSTSFDLSGPIPGMDNHRYTFFSAGEYLRDVGYLPHEWNIGYTGTLKLAMQPTSRTKIRGHLTYSTSDGGVYTHRDVNGASFDFNLDGLPLFEKRGYLAGLSSNFFINSATIWSLSASLFSTRTLTSPGHLLGQHWSLWPGYSENANGLYNGTLHDRNYINQLNFTDPQEAVGFANGDRFDPTYSFRQANYNALNTSLVRQISTTNQVKTGLDYRRYNVTRDFRQFYNAKPYAEMYTSRPVYASWFLEDKLEYADFVMNLGLRYDYHNTDISYNITPGSTPTYKKASPKSDISPRLGVSFPISDKSVMHFNYGLYYQMPQYRHLYFNLEGDLTGGLPLLGNPDLKPERTTSYELGLNHILAPGLKVDLAAYYKDITDLVTTRTVYKGAGGAGTKSTGFLNSDYGTVTGLDISLERLPGNSHFSGSISYGYMNAKGSGSNALDPYYSFLTSSTDTLPPLTEYALDFDQRHTLSVFGDYRVPANWDASLFGLKLPGAWGINMIGRYGSGQPYTKTDSRGERLGERNEGRMPAVINVDMRFNKDFAFGYASDVLTFFIEVDNLFNRKNVINVYTRSGLATDDNIAPGSSVSLSEEDVDSANKLYDHDPQNFSAPRTIRSGFQWSF encoded by the coding sequence TTGAAAACGTTTCGAATGCCCGCCACACTACTCGTTGTGGGTATCTTTTGCGCGTTAGCATCTGTGCCTACAGAGGCCGCTGTCAGCGGCAAGATTTCCGGTGTCGTTGAGGATGCAAAATCGAACCAACCGCTGGTCGGAGCATCAGTCAAGATTGCCGGGACCAACTTAGTAATGGAAACCGATGAAGATGGAGAGTATTTCTTTCTCAATGTCCCAATCGGCAAATACGATGTCGTTGTTTCTTATGTGGGATTTGCATCGTTTACCAAAAAAGAAGTCCGAGTTCTTGTCGATCTCACTACGCCGGTTGATTTCACGCTCTTCGGTGTTGCAGTCGATTTAAATAGAGAGATGATCGTTTATGCCTCCGAGCCGATTATTCAGCGAGACTTGACTTCATCCCGAGTAATCTACACCGCTGATCGACTGAAAAATCTTCCTAATATAGTGACCATTCAATCAGTGCTATCGAACTACTCAGGAGTCGTCGTAGATCGCAATAATGATCTCCACATCCGTGGCGGCCGCACCGGTCAGATAAATTATTATTTTGACGGCTTTTCTGTTCAGGACCCATTTATCTCAGACATCGGAATACGAGTTATTCCGGCAACTCTGGAAGAGTTATCGCTCACCAGCGGAGGTTTCGGAGCGGAATATGGCGATGCCCAGTCCGGTATCGTCAATGCAGTAACCCGCGAAGGGGCTTCGATATATAAGGGAAGTCTCCGCGCATACGAAGGCGCAACCCATCCCTATGATGTAACGACCGCCAAATGGGGAGGCCTGCATAGAATAGGAAACCGCTCGACCAGCTTTGATCTGTCGGGACCGATTCCAGGCATGGATAATCACCGTTACACCTTCTTTAGCGCCGGAGAATACCTCCGTGATGTCGGTTATCTTCCCCATGAATGGAATATTGGATATACCGGAACCCTCAAACTTGCAATGCAGCCCACAAGTCGCACCAAAATTAGAGGACATCTGACCTATTCAACATCAGATGGCGGCGTCTATACCCACCGCGATGTCAATGGCGCTTCGTTTGATTTTAATCTCGATGGTTTGCCGCTCTTTGAAAAACGTGGATACCTCGCCGGCCTATCTAGCAACTTCTTCATCAACTCGGCGACAATCTGGTCGCTCAGCGCGAGCCTCTTCTCGACCCGAACATTGACATCCCCAGGACATCTCTTGGGTCAACATTGGAGCCTATGGCCCGGCTACTCAGAGAATGCCAACGGCTTGTATAATGGAACGTTGCATGATCGCAATTATATCAATCAATTAAACTTCACCGATCCACAGGAAGCCGTCGGGTTCGCCAACGGAGATCGCTTTGACCCCACCTATAGTTTCCGCCAAGCCAACTATAATGCGCTGAACACAAGTTTAGTCCGTCAAATTTCAACCACTAACCAGGTTAAGACAGGTCTTGATTATCGCAGATATAATGTCACCAGGGACTTCAGACAGTTTTACAATGCCAAACCATACGCCGAGATGTATACATCCAGACCAGTTTACGCGTCATGGTTTCTCGAGGACAAACTCGAATACGCCGATTTTGTAATGAATCTGGGCTTACGGTATGATTATCATAACACCGATATTTCCTACAATATCACACCGGGTAGTACGCCCACGTATAAGAAAGCCAGCCCGAAATCGGATATTTCGCCCCGTCTCGGCGTGTCATTCCCAATCTCAGATAAATCGGTAATGCATTTCAATTACGGCCTCTATTATCAGATGCCGCAATACAGGCATCTCTACTTCAACCTCGAAGGCGACCTTACAGGAGGCTTGCCGCTTCTTGGCAACCCGGACCTGAAACCGGAGCGGACAACTTCATACGAACTTGGATTGAACCATATCCTTGCTCCCGGCCTGAAAGTCGATCTCGCCGCCTACTACAAGGATATCACAGATTTAGTGACAACACGAACCGTCTATAAGGGGGCGGGGGGCGCAGGAACAAAAAGTACCGGATTTCTCAATTCAGACTATGGAACCGTAACCGGTCTTGATATATCCTTGGAGCGCCTACCCGGCAATAGTCACTTTAGCGGATCCATCTCGTATGGATATATGAACGCCAAAGGAAGCGGTTCGAATGCTCTTGATCCGTACTATTCCTTCCTGACATCCAGCACAGACACCCTTCCGCCTCTGACAGAATACGCGCTTGACTTTGACCAGCGTCACACGCTCTCGGTCTTCGGAGATTATAGAGTGCCGGCTAACTGGGATGCCAGCTTATTCGGTTTGAAACTGCCCGGGGCCTGGGGAATCAATATGATTGGCCGCTATGGCTCAGGACAGCCCTACACCAAAACAGACAGCCGAGGCGAGCGTTTGGGAGAACGGAATGAAGGTCGGATGCCCGCGGTCATTAATGTCGACATGCGCTTCAATAAGGACTTTGCTTTTGGATATGCGAGCG